One genomic window of Bacillota bacterium includes the following:
- the pfkB gene encoding 1-phosphofructokinase — translation MARVVTVTANPCIDHIVEVESFAYGAVNRAVDSRREVGGKGINTARMLKLLGVDVLAAAFLGGDTGREISSALEQLGVKYLSIGTKHPTRTNIKIINHDAGSKTVTELNEPGRSPAGEELEKLIEQVEMAAVNALYLVLSGSLPQGCPPDFYQTLLKAARRRNPKLTAVVDTSGEPLRRALEAKPEIIKPNHSELAELVGCPLTGIEDVFQALKEIHQQGVKVALCSLGADGAAAVSVEGCYRVTAPKVAAVNTVGCGDAFVAGLIAGLLQRNQLESGLTAAAAAGTAAALDPGTGFHSLERWDDIYSQVVVTKVKC, via the coding sequence ATGGCTCGGGTAGTGACCGTAACTGCTAATCCCTGTATCGATCATATTGTCGAGGTGGAAAGCTTCGCGTACGGAGCGGTAAATCGGGCTGTTGACAGCCGCCGGGAAGTTGGCGGCAAAGGGATCAACACCGCCCGCATGCTGAAGCTGTTAGGCGTTGATGTCCTCGCAGCCGCATTTTTAGGTGGAGACACCGGCCGGGAGATCAGCAGTGCCCTGGAGCAGCTCGGCGTTAAATATCTGAGTATTGGAACCAAGCATCCAACCCGCACTAATATTAAAATTATTAATCATGATGCAGGTTCAAAAACCGTTACCGAACTTAATGAACCGGGTAGATCCCCCGCTGGGGAAGAGCTGGAAAAGCTGATTGAGCAAGTTGAAATGGCGGCGGTCAATGCCTTGTACTTGGTTTTATCCGGCAGTCTCCCGCAGGGCTGTCCCCCGGACTTTTACCAAACGCTGCTTAAAGCCGCCCGCAGGCGCAATCCCAAGCTTACCGCGGTGGTGGATACCAGCGGTGAGCCCTTAAGGCGGGCACTGGAAGCAAAGCCAGAGATTATCAAGCCCAACCACAGTGAGCTGGCGGAGTTGGTGGGATGCCCCCTTACCGGGATTGAAGATGTTTTCCAGGCTCTGAAGGAGATTCACCAGCAGGGAGTGAAAGTAGCCCTCTGCAGCCTAGGCGCAGACGGAGCTGCAGCAGTGTCTGTGGAAGGGTGCTATCGGGTGACTGCCCCCAAAGTAGCGGCAGTCAACACAGTCGGCTGCGGCGATGCTTTTGTGGCGGGGCTGATCGCCGGACTGCTCCAGCGCAATCAGCTTGAATCTGGCTTAACTGCCGCAGCGGCAGCGGGAACAGCAGCGGCGCTGGATCCGGGCACTGGATTTCACTCGCTAGAGCGGTGGGATGATATTTACAGCCAAGTGGTTGTAACAAAAGTTAAATGTTAA